In Prunus dulcis plastid, complete genome, one DNA window encodes the following:
- the rpoB gene encoding RNA polymerase beta subunit: MLGGGNEAISTIPGFNQIQFEGFCRFIEQGLTEELYKFPKIEDTDQEIEFQLFVETYQLVEPVIKERDAVYESLTYSSELYVSAGLIWKNSRDMQEQTIFIGNIPLMNSLGTSIVNGIYRILINQILQSPGIYYRSELDHNGISVYTGIIISDWGGRLELEIDRKARIWARVSRKQKISILVLSSAMGSNLREILENVCYPEIFLSFLNDKEKKKIGSKENAILEFYQQFACVGGDPVVSESLCKELQKKFFQQRCELGRVGRRNMNRRLNLDIPQNNTFLLPRDILAAADHLIGMKFGMGTLDDMNHLKNKRIRSVADLLQDQLGLALVRLENMVRGTICGAIKHKLIPTPQNLVTSTPLTTTYESFFGLHPLSQVLDRTNPLTQIVHGRKSSYLGPGGLTGRTASFRIRDIHPSHYGRICPIDTSEGINVGLIGSLAIHAKIGYWGSLESPFYEISERSKKVRMLYLSPSKDEYYMVAAGNSLALNRGIQEEQVVPTRYRQEFLTVEWEQVHLRSIFPFQYFSIGASLIPFIEHNDANRALMSSNMQRQAVPLSRSEKCIVGTGLERQVALDSGVPAIAEHEGKVIYTYTDKIVLSGNGDTLNIPLVIYQRSNKNTCMHQNPQVRRGKCIKKGQILADGAATVGGELALGKNVLVAYMPWEGYNSEDAVLISERLVYGDIYTSFHIRKYEIQTHVTSNGPERITNEIPHLEAHLLRNLDKNGIVRLGSWVKTGDILVGKLTPQMAKESSYAPEDRLLRAILGIQVSTSKETCLKLPIGGRGRVIDVRWIQKKGGSSYNPETIRVYISQKREIKVGDKVAGRHGNKGIVSKILPRQDMPYLQDGRPVDMVFNPLGVPSRMNVGQIFECSLGLAGGLLDRHYRIAPFDERYEQEASRKLVFSELYEASKQTANPWVFEPEYPGKSRIFDGRTGDPFEQPVIIGKPYILKLIHQVDDKIHGRSSGHYALVTQQPLRGRAKQGGQRVGEMEVWALEGFGVAHILQEMLTYKSDHIRARQEVLGTTIIGGTIPKPEDAPESFRLLVRELRSLALELNHFLVSEKNFQINRKEA; encoded by the coding sequence ATGCTTGGGGGTGGAAATGAGGCAATATCTACAATACCTGGATTTAATCAGATACAGTTTGAAGGGTTTTGTAGGTTCATTGAGCAGGGCTTAACAGAGGAACTTTATAAGTTTCCAAAAATTGAAGATACAGATCAAGAAATTGAATTTCAATTATTTGTGGAAACATATCAATTGGTAGAACCAGTGATAAAAGAAAGAGATGCTGTATATGAATCACTCACATATTCTTCGGAATTATATGTATCCGCGGGATTAATTTGGAAAAACAGTAGGGATATGCAAGAACAAACAATTTTTATTGGAAACATTCCTTTAATGAATTCCCTGGGAACTTCTATAGTAAATGGAATATACAGAATTTTAATCAATCAAATATTGCAAAGCCCCGGTATCTATTACCGGTCAGAATTGGACCATAACGGAATTTCCGTCTATACCGGCATCATAATATCAGATTGGGGAGGAAGATTGGAATTAGAGATTGATAGAAAAGCCAGGATATGGGCTCGTGTGAGTAGGAAACAAAAAATATCTATTCTAGTTCTATCATCAGCTATGGGTTCAAATCTAAGAGAAATTCTAGAGAATGTTTGCTACCCTGAGATTTTCTTGTCTTTCCTGAATGATAAAGAGAAAAAAAAAATTGGGTCAAAAGAAAACGCCATTTTGGAGTTTTATCAACAATTTGCTTGTGTAGGCGGGGATCCGGTAGTTTCTGAATCCTTATGTAAGGAATTACAAAAGAAATTCTTTCAACAAAGATGTGAATTAGGAAGGGTTGGTCGACGAAATATGAACCGAAGACTAAATCTTGATATACCTCAGAACAATACATTTTTGTTACCGCGAGATATATTGGCAGCTGCGGATCATTTGATTGGAATGAAATTTGGAATGGGTACACTTGATGATATGAATCATTTGAAAAATAAACGTATTCGTTCTGTAGCGGATCTCTTACAAGATCAATTAGGATTGGCTCTGGTTCGTTTAGAAAATATGGTTAGAGGGACTATATGCGGAGCAATTAAGCATAAATTGATACCGACTCCTCAGAATTTGGTAACTTCAACTCCATTAACAACCACTTATGAATCTTTTTTCGGATTACACCCATTATCTCAAGTTTTGGATCGAACAAATCCATTGACACAAATAGTTCATGGGAGAAAATCGAGTTATCTGGGCCCTGGAGGATTGACAGGGCGAACTGCTAGTTTTCGGATACGAGATATCCACCCTAGTCACTACGGGCGCATTTGCCCCATTGACACGTCTGAAGGAATCAACGTTGGACTTATTGGATCCTTAGCAATTCATGCGAAGATTGGTTATTGGGGGTCTCTAGAAAGTCCGTTTTATGAAATTTCTGAGAGATCAAAAAAGGTAAGGATGCTTTATTTATCACCAAGTAAAGATGAATACTATATGGTAGCGGCAGGAAATTCTTTGGCGTTGAATCGAGGTATTCAGGAAGAACAGGTTGTTCCAACTCGATACCGTCAAGAATTCCTGACTGTTGAATGGGAACAGGTCCATCTTCGAAGTATTTTTCCCTTCCAATATTTTTCTATTGGAGCTTCCCTAATTCCTTTTATCGAGCATAATGATGCGAATCGGGCTTTAATGAGTTCTAATATGCAACGTCAAGCAGTTCCGCTTTCTCGGTCTGAAAAGTGCATTGTTGGAACTGGGTTGGAACGCCAAGTGGCTTTAGATTCCGGGGTTCCTGCTATAGCCGAACATGAGGGAAAGGTCATTTATACCTATACTGACAAGATCGTTTTATCGGGAAATGGAGATACTCTAAACATTCCATTAGTTATATATCAACGTTCCAACAAAAATACTTGTATGCACCAAAACCCCCAGGTTCGGCGAGGTAAATGTATTAAAAAGGGACAAATCTTAGCGGATGGTGCTGCTACGGTTGGCGGCGAACTCGCTTTGGGAAAAAACGTATTAGTAGCTTATATGCCATGGGAGGGTTACAATTCTGAAGATGCGGTACTCATTAGTGAGCGTCTGGTATATGGAGATATTTATACTTCTTTTCATATACGGAAATATGAAATTCAAACTCATGTGACAAGCAACGGCCCTGAAAGAATCACTAACGAAATACCGCATCTAGAAGCCCATTTACTCCGCAATTTAGACAAAAATGGAATTGTGAGGCTGGGGTCTTGGGTAAAGACGGGCGATATTTTAGTAGGTAAATTAACACCTCAGATGGCGAAAGAATCGTCGTATGCTCCGGAAGATAGATTATTACGAGCCATACTTGGCATTCAGGTATCCACTTCAAAGGAAACTTGTCTAAAATTACCTATAGGTGGTAGAGGTCGAGTTATTGATGTGAGATGGATCCAGAAAAAAGGAGGTTCTAGTTATAATCCAGAAACGATTCGTGTATATATTTCACAAAAACGTGAAATCAAAGTAGGTGATAAAGTAGCTGGAAGACATGGAAATAAGGGTATTGTTTCAAAAATTTTACCTAGACAAGATATGCCTTATTTGCAAGATGGAAGACCTGTTGATATGGTCTTCAACCCATTAGGAGTGCCCTCACGAATGAATGTAGGACAGATATTTGAATGCTCGCTCGGGTTAGCGGGGGGTCTGCTAGATAGACATTATCGAATAGCACCTTTTGATGAGAGATATGAACAAGAGGCTTCGAGAAAACTAGTGTTTTCTGAATTATATGAAGCCAGTAAGCAAACAGCTAATCCATGGGTATTTGAACCTGAGTATCCGGGAAAAAGCAGAATATTTGATGGAAGAACGGGAGATCCTTTTGAACAACCTGTTATAATAGGAAAGCCTTATATCTTGAAATTAATTCATCAAGTTGATGATAAAATACATGGACGTTCCAGTGGACATTATGCACTTGTTACACAACAACCCCTTAGAGGAAGGGCCAAGCAAGGGGGACAACGGGTAGGAGAAATGGAAGTTTGGGCTCTAGAGGGATTTGGTGTTGCTCATATTTTACAAGAGATGCTTACTTATAAATCTGATCATATTAGAGCTCGCCAAGAAGTACTTGGTACTACAATCATTGGAGGAACAATACCTAAACCCGAGGATGCTCCAGAATCTTTTCGATTGCTCGTTCGAGAACTACGATCTTTGGCTCTGGAACTGAACCATTTCCTTGTATCTGAGAAGAACTTCCAGATTAATAGGAAGGAAGCTTAA
- the petN gene encoding cytochrome b6/f complex subunit VIII: protein MDIVNLAWAALMVVFTFSLSLVVWGRSGL, encoded by the coding sequence ATGGATATAGTAAATCTCGCTTGGGCTGCTTTAATGGTAGTCTTTACGTTTTCCCTTTCACTAGTAGTATGGGGAAGAAGTGGACTCTAG
- the psbM gene encoding photosystem II protein M, with product MEVNILAFIATALFILVPTAFLLIIYVKTVSQGD from the coding sequence ATGGAAGTAAATATTCTCGCATTTATTGCTACTGCACTGTTTATTCTAGTTCCTACCGCTTTTTTACTTATAATATACGTAAAAACAGTCAGCCAAGGTGATTAG
- the psbD gene encoding photosystem II protein D2 produces the protein MTIALGKFTKDENDLFDIMDDWLRRDRFVFVGWSGLLLFPCAYFALGGWFTGTTFVTSWYTHGLASSYLEGCNFLTAAVSTPANSLAHSLLLLWGPEAQGDFTRWCQLGGLWTFVALHGAFGLIGFMLRQFELARSVQLRPYNAIAFSGPIAVFVSVFLIYPLGQSGWFFAPSFGVAAIFRFILFFQGFHNWTLNPFHMMGVAGVLGAALLCAIHGATVENTLFEDGDGANTFRAFNPTQAEETYSMVTANRFWSQIFGVAFSNKRWLHFFMLFVPVTGLWMSALGVVGLALNLRAYDFVSQEIRAAEDPEFETFYTKNILLNEGIRAWMAAQDQPHENLIFPEEVLPRGNAL, from the coding sequence ATGACTATAGCCCTTGGTAAATTTACCAAAGACGAAAATGATTTATTTGATATTATGGATGACTGGTTACGGAGGGACCGTTTCGTTTTTGTAGGTTGGTCTGGCCTATTGCTCTTTCCTTGTGCCTATTTCGCTTTAGGGGGTTGGTTCACAGGTACAACCTTTGTAACTTCATGGTATACCCATGGATTAGCAAGTTCCTATTTGGAAGGCTGTAACTTCTTAACCGCCGCAGTTTCCACTCCGGCTAATAGTTTAGCACACTCTTTGTTGTTACTATGGGGTCCTGAAGCACAAGGAGATTTTACTCGTTGGTGTCAATTAGGCGGTCTGTGGACTTTTGTTGCTCTACACGGCGCTTTCGGACTAATAGGTTTTATGTTACGTCAATTTGAACTTGCTCGATCTGTTCAATTGCGACCTTATAATGCAATCGCATTCTCCGGTCCAATTGCTGTTTTTGTTTCTGTATTCCTAATTTATCCGCTAGGTCAGTCTGGTTGGTTTTTTGCGCCCAGTTTTGGTGTAGCAGCTATATTTCGATTCATCCTCTTTTTCCAAGGGTTTCATAATTGGACATTGAACCCATTTCATATGATGGGAGTTGCTGGGGTGTTGGGCGCTGCTCTGTTATGCGCTATTCATGGTGCTACCGTAGAAAATACTTTATTTGAAGATGGTGATGGTGCAAATACATTCCGTGCTTTTAACCCAACTCAAGCTGAAGAAACTTATTCAATGGTCACCGCTAACCGCTTTTGGTCCCAAATCTTTGGGGTTGCTTTTTCCAATAAACGTTGGTTACATTTCTTTATGTTATTTGTACCAGTAACCGGTTTGTGGATGAGTGCTCTTGGAGTAGTCGGTCTGGCCCTTAACCTACGTGCCTATGACTTCGTTTCTCAGGAAATCCGTGCAGCGGAAGATCCTGAATTTGAGACTTTCTACACCAAAAATATTCTCTTAAACGAAGGTATTCGTGCTTGGATGGCGGCTCAAGATCAGCCTCATGAAAACCTTATATTCCCTGAGGAGGTTCTACCCCGTGGAAACGCTCTTTAA
- the psbC gene encoding photosystem II CP43 chlorophyll apoprotein has product MKTLYSLRRFYPVETLFNGTLALAGRDQETTGFAWWAGNARLINLSGKLLGAHVAHAGLIVFWAGAMNLFEVAHFVPEKPMYEQGLILLPHLATLGWGVGPGGEVLDTFPYFVSGVLHLISSAVLGFGGIYHALLGPETLEESFPFFGYVWKDRNKMTTILGIHLILLGIGAFLLVFKALYFGGVYDTWAPGGGDVRKITNLTLSPSIVFGYLLKSPFGGEGWIVSVDDLEDIIGGHVWLGSICILGGIWHILTKPFAWARRALVWSGEAYLSYSLAALSVFGFIACCFVWFNNTAYPSEFYGPTGPEASQAQAFTFLVRDQRLGANVGSAQGPTGLGKYLMRSPTGEVIFGGETMRFWDLRAPWLEPLRGPNGLDLSRLKKDIQPWQERRSAEYMTHAPLGSLNSVGGVATEINAVNYVSPRSWLATSHFVLGFFLFVGHLWHAGRARAAAAGFEKGIDRDFEPVLSMTPLN; this is encoded by the coding sequence ATGAAAACCTTATATTCCCTGAGGAGGTTCTACCCCGTGGAAACGCTCTTTAATGGAACTTTAGCTTTAGCCGGTCGTGACCAAGAAACCACTGGTTTCGCTTGGTGGGCCGGGAATGCCCGACTTATCAATTTATCCGGTAAACTACTGGGGGCTCATGTAGCCCATGCCGGATTAATCGTATTCTGGGCCGGAGCAATGAACCTATTTGAAGTGGCTCATTTCGTACCAGAGAAGCCTATGTATGAACAAGGATTGATTTTACTTCCCCACCTAGCTACTCTAGGTTGGGGGGTAGGTCCGGGTGGGGAAGTTCTAGACACCTTTCCATACTTTGTGTCTGGAGTACTTCACTTAATTTCCTCTGCAGTATTGGGCTTTGGCGGTATTTATCATGCACTTCTGGGACCCGAGACTCTTGAAGAATCTTTTCCATTCTTCGGTTATGTATGGAAAGATAGAAACAAAATGACTACAATTTTGGGTATTCACTTAATCTTGTTAGGTATAGGTGCTTTTCTTCTAGTATTCAAGGCTCTTTATTTTGGGGGTGTATATGATACCTGGGCTCCGGGCGGGGGAGATGTAAGAAAAATTACCAACTTGACCCTTAGCCCAAGTATTGTATTTGGTTATTTACTAAAATCCCCCTTTGGCGGAGAGGGGTGGATCGTTAGTGTGGACGATTTGGAAGATATAATTGGAGGGCATGTATGGTTAGGTTCCATTTGTATACTTGGTGGAATCTGGCATATCTTAACCAAACCTTTTGCATGGGCTCGCCGTGCACTTGTATGGTCTGGAGAGGCTTACCTGTCTTATAGTTTAGCTGCTTTATCTGTTTTTGGTTTTATTGCTTGTTGCTTTGTTTGGTTCAATAATACCGCCTATCCTAGTGAGTTTTACGGGCCCACTGGACCAGAAGCTTCTCAAGCTCAAGCATTTACTTTTTTGGTTAGAGACCAACGTCTTGGGGCTAACGTAGGATCTGCTCAAGGACCTACCGGTTTAGGTAAATATCTAATGCGCTCTCCGACCGGGGAAGTTATTTTTGGAGGAGAAACTATGCGTTTCTGGGATCTGCGTGCTCCCTGGTTAGAACCTTTAAGGGGTCCTAATGGTTTGGACTTGAGTAGGCTGAAAAAAGACATACAGCCTTGGCAAGAACGGCGATCTGCGGAATATATGACTCATGCTCCTTTAGGTTCTTTAAATTCCGTGGGTGGCGTAGCTACCGAGATCAATGCAGTCAATTATGTCTCTCCTAGAAGTTGGTTAGCTACTTCTCATTTTGTTCTAGGATTCTTCCTATTCGTAGGTCATTTATGGCACGCGGGAAGGGCGCGTGCAGCTGCAGCAGGATTTGAAAAAGGAATTGATCGTGATTTTGAACCTGTTCTTTCCATGACTCCTCTTAACTGA
- the lhbA gene encoding LhbA, whose product MTIAFQLAVFALIATSLILLISVPVVFASPEGWSGNKNVVFSGTSLWIGLVFLVGILNSLIS is encoded by the coding sequence ATGACTATTGCTTTCCAATTGGCTGTTTTTGCATTAATTGCTACTTCATTAATCTTATTGATTAGTGTACCTGTTGTATTTGCTTCTCCTGAGGGTTGGTCGGGTAACAAAAATGTTGTATTTTCCGGTACATCATTATGGATTGGATTAGTCTTTCTGGTGGGTATCCTTAATTCTCTCATCTCTTGA
- the rps14 gene encoding ribosomal protein S14 gives MARKSLIQREKKRQKLEKKYHLIRRSSKKEISKVPSLSEKWEIHGKLQSPPRNSAPTRLHRRCFSTGRPRANYRDFGLSGHILREMVHACLLPGATRSSW, from the coding sequence ATGGCAAGAAAAAGTTTGATTCAGCGGGAGAAGAAGAGACAAAAATTGGAAAAAAAATATCATTTGATTCGTCGATCCTCAAAAAAAGAAATAAGCAAAGTTCCCTCGTTGAGCGAGAAATGGGAAATTCATGGAAAGTTACAATCCCCACCACGTAATAGTGCACCTACACGCCTTCATCGACGTTGTTTTTCGACCGGAAGACCGAGAGCTAACTATCGAGACTTTGGGTTATCCGGACACATACTTCGTGAAATGGTTCATGCATGTTTGTTGCCCGGGGCAACAAGATCAAGTTGGTAA
- the psaB gene encoding photosystem I P700 apoprotein A2, translating into MALRFPRFSQGLAQDPTTRRIWFGIATAHDFESHDDITEERLYQNIFASHFGQLAIIFLWTSGNLFHVAWQGNFEAWVQDPLHVRPIAHAIWDPHFGQPAVEAFTRGGALGPVNIAYSGVYQWWYTIGLRTNEDLYTGALFLLFLSAISLIAGWLHLQPKWKPSVSWFKNAESRLNHHLSGLFGVSSLAWTGHLVHVAIPGSRGENVRWNNFLDVLPHPQGLGPLFTGQWNLYAQNPDSSSHLFGTSQGAGTAILTLLGGFHPQTQSLWLTDIAHHHLAIAFIFLIAGHMYRTNFGIGHSIKNLLEAHIPPGGRLGRGHKGLYDTINNSIHFQLGLALASLGVITSLVAQHMYSLPAYAFIAQDFTTQAALYTHHQYIAGFIMTGAFAHGAIFFIRDYNPEQNEDNVLARMLDHKEAIISHLSWASLFLGFHTLGLYVHNDVMLAFGTPEKQILIEPIFAQWIQSAHGKTSYGFDVLLSSTNGPAFNAGRSIWLPGWLNAVNENSNSLFLTIGPGDFLVHHAIALGLHTTTLILVKGALDARGSKLMPDKKDFGYSFPCDGPGRGGTCDISAWDAFYLAVFWMLNTIGWVTFYWHWKHITLWQGNVSQFNESSTYLMGWLRDYLWLNSSQLINGYNPFGMNSLSVWAWMFLFGHLVWATGFMFLISWRGYWQELIETLAWAHERTPLANLIRWRDKPVALSIVQARLVGLAHFSVGYIFTYAAFLIASTSGKFG; encoded by the coding sequence ATGGCATTAAGATTTCCAAGGTTTAGCCAAGGCTTAGCTCAGGACCCCACTACTCGTCGTATTTGGTTTGGTATTGCTACCGCACATGACTTCGAGAGTCATGATGATATTACTGAGGAACGTCTTTATCAGAATATTTTTGCTTCTCATTTCGGGCAATTGGCAATAATTTTTCTGTGGACTTCCGGAAATCTGTTTCATGTAGCTTGGCAAGGAAATTTTGAGGCATGGGTACAGGATCCTTTACATGTAAGACCTATTGCTCATGCAATTTGGGATCCTCATTTTGGTCAACCAGCTGTAGAAGCTTTTACTCGGGGGGGTGCTCTTGGCCCAGTGAATATCGCTTATTCTGGTGTTTATCAGTGGTGGTATACAATTGGTTTACGTACTAACGAGGATCTTTATACTGGCGCTCTTTTTCTATTATTTCTTTCTGCCATATCCTTAATAGCGGGTTGGTTACACCTACAACCGAAATGGAAGCCGAGCGTTTCGTGGTTTAAAAATGCCGAATCTCGTCTAAATCATCATTTGTCAGGACTATTCGGAGTGAGTTCCTTAGCTTGGACAGGACATTTAGTTCATGTCGCTATTCCCGGATCCAGGGGAGAAAACGTTCGATGGAATAATTTCTTAGATGTATTGCCACATCCCCAAGGATTAGGTCCACTTTTTACAGGTCAGTGGAATCTTTATGCTCAAAACCCCGATTCAAGTAGTCATTTATTTGGTACCTCCCAAGGAGCAGGAACTGCCATTCTAACCCTTCTGGGGGGGTTTCATCCACAAACGCAAAGTTTATGGCTGACTGATATTGCTCATCATCATTTAGCTATTGCGTTTATTTTTCTGATTGCTGGTCATATGTATAGAACTAATTTCGGGATTGGGCACAGTATCAAAAATCTTTTAGAAGCACATATTCCCCCAGGGGGGCGATTGGGTCGTGGACATAAGGGTCTTTATGACACAATCAATAATTCGATTCATTTTCAATTAGGCCTTGCTCTAGCCTCTTTGGGGGTTATTACGTCCTTGGTCGCTCAACACATGTACTCTTTACCTGCTTATGCGTTCATAGCACAAGACTTTACTACTCAAGCTGCGTTATATACTCATCACCAATACATCGCAGGATTCATCATGACAGGGGCTTTTGCTCATGGAGCTATATTTTTTATTAGAGATTACAATCCGGAACAGAATGAGGATAATGTATTGGCAAGAATGTTAGACCATAAAGAAGCTATCATATCCCATTTAAGTTGGGCCAGTCTCTTTTTAGGGTTCCATACTTTGGGACTTTATGTTCATAATGATGTCATGCTTGCTTTTGGTACTCCGGAGAAACAAATCTTGATCGAACCTATATTTGCCCAATGGATACAATCTGCTCATGGTAAAACTTCATATGGGTTCGATGTACTTTTATCTTCAACGAATGGTCCAGCGTTCAATGCGGGTCGAAGCATATGGTTACCTGGTTGGTTAAATGCTGTTAATGAGAATAGTAATTCGCTATTCTTAACAATAGGACCCGGAGATTTCTTGGTTCATCATGCTATTGCTCTAGGTTTACATACAACTACATTGATCTTAGTAAAAGGTGCTTTAGATGCACGTGGTTCCAAGTTAATGCCAGATAAAAAAGATTTTGGTTATAGTTTTCCTTGCGATGGTCCGGGACGAGGCGGTACTTGTGATATTTCGGCTTGGGACGCATTTTATTTGGCAGTTTTCTGGATGTTAAATACGATTGGATGGGTTACTTTTTATTGGCATTGGAAGCACATCACATTATGGCAGGGTAACGTTTCACAGTTTAATGAGTCTTCCACTTATTTGATGGGATGGTTAAGAGATTATCTATGGTTAAACTCTTCGCAACTTATTAATGGATATAATCCTTTTGGTATGAATAGTTTATCCGTCTGGGCGTGGATGTTCTTATTTGGACATCTTGTTTGGGCTACTGGATTTATGTTCTTAATTTCCTGGCGTGGATATTGGCAGGAATTGATTGAAACTTTAGCATGGGCTCATGAACGCACACCTTTGGCTAATTTGATTCGATGGAGAGATAAACCGGTGGCTCTTTCCATTGTGCAAGCAAGATTGGTTGGATTAGCCCACTTTTCTGTCGGGTATATATTTACTTATGCGGCTTTCTTGATTGCCTCTACATCGGGTAAATTTGGTTAA